The proteins below come from a single Balaenoptera musculus isolate JJ_BM4_2016_0621 chromosome 1, mBalMus1.pri.v3, whole genome shotgun sequence genomic window:
- the LOC118889755 gene encoding LOW QUALITY PROTEIN: arylacetamide deacetylase-like 3 (The sequence of the model RefSeq protein was modified relative to this genomic sequence to represent the inferred CDS: inserted 2 bases in 2 codons; substituted 1 base at 1 genomic stop codon) produces MFSLLLPVLATACVFSAGVGLWAVGNHFLTADIPAAVGHPVKLXVLRCFFQLLVTRGTIFEKLRICSMPQFVRFIHDLAPLKKDPDGIVKDLWYGMIPVKLYQPKASSSTLRPGIVFXQGGGGIVGSLKTHHGLCCHLCKKSDSVHISVGYHRMLQHRFPVIVRDSMVATVHFLKSLNTYGADPARVVVCGDSVGGGVATIVCQNLVDSSDLPKIRAQILIYAALQALDFQPPSYQQNKNVPLLRQNLAFYRWCGYLDISPSWKSTILKGAYLPAEVWEKYRKWLGAENIPEKFKKRGYMPHEPLNETAYLETNIILDLTNSPLIADDEVVSQLPKACIVSCEYDILQDHSLLYKKRLXDLGVPVTWHHMEDGFHGVLVTLDLGYLYLPCSMRILNAAVHFIKEL; encoded by the exons ATGTTCTCACTCCTGCTTCCGGTCCTTGCTACAGCCTGCGTGTTCTCCGCGGGGGTTGGGCTGTGGGCTGTCGGCAACCATTTCCTCACTGCAGACATCCCTGCAGCCGTTGGCCACCCCGTGAAAC CAGTCCTCCGTTGCTTCTTCCAGCTGTTGGTGACACGG GGGACGATTTTTGAGAAACTGAGAATCTGTTCTATGCCCCAATTTGTCCGTTTCATTCACGATCTGGCGCCGCTCAAGAAGGATCCGGATGGGATAGTCAAGGACCTCTGGTACGGGATGATCCCCGTGAAGCTGTACCAGCCCAAGGCGTCCTCAAGCACCCTCAGGCCTGGCATCGTGT TGCAAGGCGGCGGGGGCATCGTAGGGAGCTTGA AAACTCACCATGGCTTATGCTGTCATTTGTGCAAGAAGAGTGACTCTG TGCACATCTCGGTAG GATATCACAGGATGCTCCAGCATAGGTTTCCGGTGATAGTAAGAGACTCCATGGTGGCTACCGTCCACTTCTTGAAGTCCTTGAATACATATGGGGCAGATCCAGCCCGGGTCGTGGTCTGTGGTGACAGTGTGGGTGGGGGCGTGGCAACAATAGTTTGTCAAAACCTTGTGGACAGTTCTGATCTCCCCAAGATCCGTGCTCAGATCCTGATCTATGCCGCTCTCCAAGCCCTGGATTTCCAGCCTCCTTCTTATCAGCAGAACAAGAACGTTCCACTGCTCAGGCAGAATTTGGCCTTCTACCGTTGGTGTGGTTACCTGGACATCAGCCCCTCCTGGAAAAGCACCATATTGAAAGGAGCCTACTTGCCTGCCGAAGTCTGGGAGAAGTACAGAAAGTGGTTGGGTGCAGAAAACATTCCAGAGAAGTTTAAGAAGAGAGGCTACATGCCCCATGAGCCCCTGAATGAAACTGCCTATCTGGAGACAAACATCATTCTAGATTTGACGAACTCACCCCTGATTGCAGATGATGAAGTAGTGTCTCAGCTCCCCAAAGCTTGCATCGTGAGCTGTGAGTATGATATTCTCCAGGACCATTCGCTGTTGTACAAGAAGAGGCTGTAGGACCTGGGAGTCCCAGTGACTTGGCACCACATGGAGGATGGTTTTCATGGGGTGTTGGTCACCCTTGACCTGGGCTACTTGTACTTGCCCTGCTCCATGAGGATTCTGAATGCTGCGGTCCATTTTATAAAGGAGTTGTGA